From Elephas maximus indicus isolate mEleMax1 chromosome 1, mEleMax1 primary haplotype, whole genome shotgun sequence, a single genomic window includes:
- the PPP1R11 gene encoding E3 ubiquitin-protein ligase PPP1R11, whose product MAEAGSGMSETVTETTVTVTTEPENRSLTIKLRKRKPEKKVEWTSDTVDNEHMGRRSSKCCCIYEKPRAFGESSTESDEEEEEGCGHTHCVRGHRKGRRHTSQEPTPTTPPQPPDPSQPPPGPMQH is encoded by the exons ATGGCCGAGGCAGGGTCCGGGATGAGTGAGACCGTCACTGAGACAACGGTTACCGTGACAACTGAGCCC GAGAACCGGAGCCTAACGATCAAACTTCGGAAACGGAAGCCAGAGAAAAAGGTGGAATGGACGAGTGACACTGTGGACAACGAGCACATGGGGCGCCGCTCATCAAAAT GCTGCTGTATTTATGAGAAACCTCGGGCCTTTGGCGAGAGCTCCACGGAGAGtgatgaggaggaagaggagggctgTGGTCATACACACTGTGTCCGGGGCCACCGCAAAGGACGGCGTCATACATCCCAGGAACCAACCCCCACCACCCCTCCCCAGCCTCCTGAcccctctcagccccctccaGGGCCAATGCAGCACTAA